In one Pseudomonas hydrolytica genomic region, the following are encoded:
- a CDS encoding RDD family protein, with the protein MPSRSSAKLSLSQPPLDTRYQVETPEGIDLHLRPAGLVPRALAFAIDLAIRGLLLLVMFIVLGLLGQFGMGLGTILLFLVTWWYMVLFEVLNQGRSPGKQMLGLRVVHDDGTPIGWAASLTRNLLRFVDILPFGYTLGILSCLNHPAFKRLGDIAAGTLVVYRDAPLTRPQLPEAEPLPTPFALTLGEQRALLGFAERGAQLSAARRAELAALLAEPLQVPAEQAEVRLNGIARGLLGTAP; encoded by the coding sequence ATGCCCTCACGCTCAAGCGCCAAGCTTTCGCTTAGCCAGCCCCCCTTGGATACGCGCTATCAGGTCGAAACGCCGGAAGGCATCGATCTGCATCTGCGGCCGGCCGGTCTGGTGCCGCGTGCCCTGGCATTCGCCATCGACCTGGCCATCCGCGGCCTGCTTCTGCTGGTGATGTTCATCGTGCTTGGCCTGCTCGGACAGTTCGGCATGGGCCTGGGCACCATCCTGCTGTTTCTGGTCACCTGGTGGTACATGGTGCTGTTCGAGGTACTCAACCAGGGGCGCTCGCCCGGCAAACAGATGCTCGGCCTGCGCGTGGTACATGATGACGGCACGCCAATCGGCTGGGCCGCTTCACTGACCCGCAACCTGCTGCGCTTCGTCGACATCCTGCCGTTCGGTTACACCCTGGGCATTCTCAGCTGCCTGAACCATCCCGCCTTCAAGCGCCTCGGCGATATCGCCGCCGGCACCCTGGTGGTCTATCGCGACGCTCCCCTGACGCGCCCGCAACTGCCGGAGGCCGAACCGCTGCCGACGCCCTTTGCGCTGACCCTCGGCGAACAACGCGCCCTGCTCGGTTTCGCCGAACGCGGCGCGCAATTGTCCGCGGCGCGCCGCGCCGAACTGGCCGCCCTGCTGGCCGAGCCGCTGCAGGTGCCCGCCGAACAGGCGGAAGTGCGCCTGAACGGCATCGCCCGTGGCCTGCTGGGAACGGCGCCATGA
- a CDS encoding DUF4350 domain-containing protein, with amino-acid sequence MSRRAGFILSLVLLLMLGLLASYLLGKLEPYEDVVEHGPAPEVASSPYLAAEHFLRKQGLKAQRAEGLEVLDGLPSQGQTLMLLADRSNMTPRQVERVLQWTANGGHLLFIAERLWDEEEGKSGDLLLDLLGIQQYMSDELDEEDGGETEEGHEEGEAYPQLTKLYLENEDAPAYIAFDTDFHLFDSQNRAHAWANSDAATHLLQLYHGDGLITVLSDPWIWQNRNIDEYDHAWLLWYLGQDSAVTLLYHAERDALASLLLRHFPLALVLLALLLVALLWHVGMRHGPLQAPASRARRQLEEHLRGSADFLLRRSGQHSLLKGLQQDIARRARRRYPGFEKLAVAEQWQVLGRLTRLPAKDISQAMRPLPPQRLSASDFTRQVAHLQTLRNAL; translated from the coding sequence ATGAGTCGGCGCGCCGGATTCATCCTCAGTCTGGTCCTGCTGCTGATGCTGGGCCTGCTCGCCAGCTACCTGCTGGGCAAGCTGGAGCCCTACGAAGATGTGGTCGAGCACGGCCCCGCCCCCGAGGTCGCCAGCAGCCCCTATCTGGCCGCCGAACATTTTTTGCGCAAGCAGGGCCTCAAGGCCCAGCGCGCCGAGGGCCTCGAGGTGCTGGACGGCCTGCCCAGCCAGGGCCAGACCCTCATGCTGCTGGCCGATCGCAGCAACATGACGCCGCGCCAGGTGGAGCGCGTCCTGCAATGGACGGCCAATGGCGGCCATCTGCTGTTCATCGCCGAGCGCCTGTGGGACGAGGAAGAGGGCAAGAGCGGCGACCTGCTGCTCGATCTGCTCGGCATCCAGCAGTACATGAGCGACGAGCTGGATGAGGAGGATGGCGGCGAAACGGAGGAAGGGCATGAAGAAGGCGAGGCCTATCCCCAGCTGACCAAGCTCTACCTGGAAAACGAAGACGCGCCCGCCTATATCGCCTTCGATACCGACTTCCACCTGTTCGACTCGCAGAACCGCGCCCATGCCTGGGCCAACAGCGACGCCGCCACCCACCTGCTGCAGCTGTACCATGGCGACGGTCTGATCACCGTGCTCAGCGACCCGTGGATCTGGCAGAACCGCAACATCGATGAATACGACCACGCCTGGCTGCTCTGGTATCTCGGCCAGGACAGTGCCGTCACCCTGCTCTACCACGCCGAACGCGACGCCCTGGCTAGCCTGCTGCTGCGCCATTTCCCACTGGCGCTGGTGCTGCTGGCCCTGTTGCTCGTCGCCCTGCTCTGGCACGTCGGCATGCGCCACGGCCCGTTGCAGGCACCGGCCAGCCGCGCGCGCCGGCAACTGGAAGAACACCTGCGCGGCAGCGCCGACTTCCTGCTGCGCCGCAGCGGTCAGCACAGCCTGCTCAAGGGCTTGCAACAGGACATCGCCCGCCGCGCGCGGCGCCGCTATCCCGGCTTCGAGAAGCTCGCGGTGGCCGAACAGTGGCAGGTGCTCGGCCGCCTCACCCGTCTTCCCGCCAAGGACATCAGCCAGGCCATGCGCCCACTGCCGCCGCAGCGCCTATCCGCCAGCGACTTCACCCGCCAGGTCGCCCACCTGCAAACCCTCAGGAACGCCCTATGA
- a CDS encoding stage II sporulation protein M: protein MKQSLFESRHQADWNAFSAQLEALERGKDKNQQQACTRFAANYRQLCQHLALAQARGYSSHLIDQLQQLAMRGHQQFYRHRSHLGAQLIRFLLGGFPRLVRAEWRSVCVASLLFFGSLAAMGLLTYLYPELIYSLIDPDQVSEMERMYDPDARRLGRFSERGSGEDWVMFGFYIMNNIGIAFQTFASGLLLGLGSLFFLLFNGLMIGSVAGHLTRIGYGEPFWSFVIGHGAFELTAIALAGAAGFKLGWALLAPGRLPRGEALRLAAGKAIQLVAGVILFLLLAAFIEAFWSSTTFASPTVKYAVGSGLWALVLSYLLLAGRRQHAPD from the coding sequence ATGAAACAGAGCCTGTTCGAAAGCCGTCATCAGGCCGACTGGAACGCCTTCTCCGCACAACTCGAAGCACTCGAGCGGGGCAAGGACAAGAACCAGCAGCAGGCCTGCACCCGCTTCGCCGCCAATTACCGGCAACTCTGCCAGCACCTGGCGCTGGCACAGGCACGTGGCTACAGCAGCCACCTGATCGATCAACTGCAGCAACTGGCGATGCGCGGCCATCAGCAGTTCTACCGCCACCGCAGCCACCTCGGTGCCCAGCTGATTCGCTTTCTGCTCGGCGGCTTTCCGCGTCTGGTACGCGCCGAATGGCGCAGCGTCTGCGTGGCCAGCCTGCTGTTCTTCGGCAGCCTGGCAGCGATGGGCCTGCTGACCTACCTGTATCCCGAACTGATCTACAGCCTGATCGACCCCGACCAGGTCAGCGAAATGGAGCGCATGTACGACCCTGACGCGCGCCGCCTCGGTCGGTTCAGCGAGCGCGGCTCCGGCGAAGACTGGGTGATGTTCGGCTTCTACATCATGAACAACATCGGCATCGCCTTTCAGACCTTCGCCAGCGGCCTGCTGCTGGGTCTCGGCAGCCTGTTCTTCCTGCTGTTCAACGGCCTGATGATCGGCTCGGTAGCCGGCCATCTGACCCGCATCGGCTATGGCGAGCCCTTCTGGTCCTTCGTCATCGGCCACGGCGCCTTCGAACTAACCGCCATCGCCCTGGCCGGCGCCGCCGGCTTCAAGCTCGGCTGGGCCTTGCTGGCACCGGGTCGCCTGCCGCGCGGTGAGGCCCTGCGCCTGGCGGCCGGCAAGGCGATCCAGCTGGTGGCCGGGGTGATCCTGTTCCTGCTGCTGGCCGCCTTCATCGAGGCCTTCTGGTCGTCTACCACCTTCGCCAGCCCGACCGTCAAATATGCAGTCGGCAGCGGGCTGTGGGCACTGGTGCTGAGCTATCTGCTGCTGGCCGGACGGAGGCAGCATGCGCCTGACTGA
- a CDS encoding AAA family ATPase, producing the protein MSEQTPDSENTPVSDAPAAVPPSNPQAQQRQRASALAQALRAELRKAVVGQSAVIDDVLTALIAGGHVLVEGVPGLGKTLLVRALARCFGGEFARIQFTPDLMPSDVTGHAVYDMQSEQFKLRKGPVFTNLLLADEINRAPAKTQAALLEVMQERQVTLEGRALAVPLPFMVLATMNPIEQEGTYPLPEAELDRFMLKLRMDYPAQDEELSMVRQVTRSAKADMLEVSPLRTLLQAKDVLALQKIASDLALDDQVLDYAVRLARATRSWPGLAMGAGPRASIALVRGARARALLRGGDFVLPDDIKGCALAVLRHRVRLAPELDIEGLSVDQVLQQLLDQVPAPRL; encoded by the coding sequence ATGAGCGAACAGACGCCCGATAGCGAAAACACCCCGGTCAGCGACGCCCCGGCGGCGGTGCCCCCAAGCAACCCGCAGGCGCAACAACGTCAGCGCGCCAGCGCCCTGGCCCAGGCCCTGCGGGCCGAGCTGCGCAAGGCGGTGGTCGGTCAGAGCGCGGTCATCGATGACGTGCTGACCGCCCTGATCGCCGGCGGCCATGTGCTGGTCGAGGGCGTGCCGGGCCTCGGCAAGACCCTGCTGGTACGTGCCCTGGCCCGCTGCTTCGGCGGCGAGTTCGCACGCATCCAGTTCACCCCGGACCTGATGCCCAGCGACGTCACCGGCCACGCCGTGTACGACATGCAGAGCGAGCAGTTCAAGCTGCGCAAGGGGCCGGTGTTCACCAACCTGCTGCTGGCCGACGAAATCAACCGTGCCCCGGCCAAGACCCAGGCCGCCCTGCTGGAAGTGATGCAGGAGCGCCAGGTGACCCTGGAAGGTCGCGCTCTGGCCGTGCCGCTGCCCTTCATGGTGCTGGCCACCATGAACCCCATCGAACAGGAAGGCACCTACCCGCTGCCGGAAGCCGAGCTTGACCGCTTCATGCTCAAGCTGCGCATGGACTATCCGGCGCAGGACGAAGAGCTGAGCATGGTGCGCCAGGTGACCCGCTCGGCCAAGGCCGACATGCTCGAAGTCAGCCCGCTGCGCACCCTGCTGCAGGCCAAGGACGTGCTCGCCCTGCAGAAGATCGCCAGCGACCTGGCGCTGGACGACCAGGTGCTCGACTACGCCGTGCGCCTGGCCCGTGCCACCCGCAGCTGGCCGGGCCTGGCCATGGGGGCGGGGCCGCGTGCCTCCATCGCCCTGGTACGCGGCGCCCGCGCTCGCGCCCTGCTGCGCGGCGGCGACTTCGTTCTGCCCGACGACATCAAGGGCTGTGCCCTGGCCGTGCTGCGCCACCGCGTGCGCCTGGCACCGGAGCTGGACATCGAAGGCCTGTCGGTGGATCAGGTACTGCAACAGCTGCTCGATCAGGTGCCGGCTCCGCGTCTATGA
- a CDS encoding putative bifunctional diguanylate cyclase/phosphodiesterase, with product MKLELKNSLSLKLLRVVLLSALVVGVVLSCAQIVFDAYKTRQAVANDAQRILGMFRDPSTQAVYSLDREMGMQVIEGLFQHESVRYAAIGHPNEPMLAEKSRELVQIATRWLTDPILGQEQQFSTKLVGRGPYSEYYGDLNITLDTAPYGESFVTNSVIIFVSGVLRAMAMALVLYLVYHWLLTKPLSKIIEHLTSINPDRPSEHKLPMLKGNEKNELGLWINTANQLLASIERNTHLRREAENSLLRMAQYDFLTGLPNRQQLQQQLDQILEDAGRLQRRVAVLCVGLDDFKGINEQFSYQSGDQLLLALSDRLRSHSGRLGALARLGGDQFALVQADIEQPYEAAELAQSVLDDLELPFLLDHQEVRLRATIGITLFPEDGDSTEKLLQKAEQTMTLAKSRSRNRYQFYIASVDSEMRRRRELEKDLRDALALNQLHLVYQPQVDYRDHRVVGVEALLRWQHPQHGFVAPDLFIPLAEQNGTIIPIGEWILDQTCRQLREWHDQGFTDLRMAINLSTVQLHHAELPRVVNNLMQVYRLPPRSLELEVTETGLMEDISTAAQHLLSLRRSGALIAIDDFGTGYSSLSYLKSLPLDKIKIDKSFVQDLLEDEDDATIVRAIIQLGKSLGMQVIAEGVETVEQEAYIIAQGCHEGQGYLYSKPLPARELTLFLKQARRLSAAANPATL from the coding sequence TTGAAGCTGGAATTGAAAAACAGCTTGTCGCTCAAGTTACTCCGCGTGGTGCTGCTGTCGGCGCTGGTGGTCGGGGTAGTACTGAGCTGCGCACAGATCGTCTTCGATGCCTACAAGACGCGGCAGGCGGTAGCCAACGATGCCCAGCGCATCCTCGGCATGTTCCGCGACCCCTCGACCCAGGCGGTATACAGCCTGGATCGCGAAATGGGCATGCAGGTCATCGAGGGGTTGTTCCAGCACGAGTCGGTGCGCTATGCGGCCATCGGCCATCCCAACGAGCCGATGCTGGCGGAAAAATCGCGCGAACTGGTACAGATCGCGACCCGCTGGCTGACCGATCCGATTCTCGGCCAGGAGCAGCAGTTTTCCACCAAACTGGTTGGCCGTGGTCCCTACAGCGAGTATTACGGCGACCTCAACATCACCCTGGACACCGCGCCCTACGGCGAGAGTTTCGTCACCAACTCGGTGATCATCTTCGTCTCCGGCGTGCTGCGCGCCATGGCCATGGCCCTGGTGCTGTACCTGGTCTACCACTGGCTGCTGACCAAGCCGCTGTCGAAGATCATCGAGCACCTGACCAGCATCAACCCGGACCGCCCCAGCGAACACAAGCTGCCCATGCTCAAGGGCAACGAGAAGAACGAGCTGGGCCTGTGGATCAACACCGCCAACCAGCTTCTCGCCTCCATCGAGCGTAACACCCACCTGCGCCGCGAAGCGGAGAACAGCCTGCTGCGCATGGCCCAGTACGACTTCCTCACCGGCCTGCCCAACCGCCAGCAGCTGCAGCAGCAACTCGACCAGATTCTTGAAGACGCCGGCCGCCTGCAGCGCCGCGTCGCCGTGCTCTGCGTTGGCCTGGACGACTTCAAGGGCATCAACGAACAGTTCAGCTACCAGAGCGGCGATCAGTTGTTGCTGGCGCTGTCCGACCGCCTGCGCAGCCACAGCGGCCGCCTCGGCGCCCTGGCCCGCCTGGGCGGCGACCAGTTCGCCCTGGTCCAGGCCGATATCGAGCAGCCTTACGAAGCGGCCGAACTGGCGCAGAGCGTGCTGGACGATCTGGAGCTGCCGTTCCTGCTCGATCATCAGGAAGTGCGCCTGCGCGCGACCATCGGCATCACCCTGTTCCCCGAGGATGGCGACAGCACCGAAAAGCTGCTGCAGAAAGCCGAACAGACCATGACCCTGGCCAAGAGCCGCTCGCGCAACCGTTACCAGTTCTATATCGCCAGCGTCGACAGCGAGATGCGTCGTCGCCGCGAACTGGAGAAGGACCTGCGCGACGCCCTGGCCCTGAATCAGCTGCATCTGGTCTATCAGCCGCAGGTGGACTACCGCGATCACCGCGTGGTCGGCGTCGAGGCCCTGCTGCGCTGGCAGCACCCGCAGCACGGTTTCGTCGCGCCCGACCTGTTCATCCCGCTGGCGGAACAGAACGGCACCATCATCCCCATCGGCGAGTGGATTCTCGATCAGACCTGCCGCCAGCTGCGCGAATGGCACGATCAGGGATTCACCGACCTGCGCATGGCCATCAACCTGTCCACCGTGCAGCTGCACCACGCCGAGCTGCCGCGGGTGGTCAACAACCTGATGCAGGTCTACCGTCTGCCGCCCAGAAGCCTGGAGCTGGAGGTCACCGAAACCGGCCTGATGGAAGACATCAGCACCGCCGCCCAGCACCTGCTGAGCCTACGCCGCTCCGGGGCCCTGATCGCCATCGATGACTTCGGTACCGGCTACTCGTCGCTGAGCTATCTCAAGAGCCTGCCGCTGGACAAGATCAAGATCGACAAGAGCTTCGTGCAGGACCTGCTGGAGGACGAGGACGATGCCACCATCGTTCGCGCCATCATTCAGCTGGGCAAGAGCCTGGGTATGCAGGTCATCGCCGAAGGCGTGGAGACCGTCGAGCAGGAAGCCTACATCATCGCCCAGGGCTGTCATGAGGGTCAGGGCTACCTGTACAGCAAGCCGCTACCGGCGCGCGAGCTGACCTTGTTCCTCAAGCAGGCCCGCCGCCTCAGTGCCGCGGCCAACCCCGCCACGCTCTGA
- the sodB gene encoding superoxide dismutase [Fe], whose product MAFELPPLPYEKNALEPHISAETLEYHHDKHHNTYVVNLNNLVPGTEFEGKSLEEIVKTSSGGIFNNAAQVWNHTFYWNCLSPNGGGQPTGALADAINAAFGSFDKFKEEFSKVSIGTFGSGWGWLVKKADGSLALASTIGAGCPLTSGDTPLLTCDVWEHAYYIDYRNLRPKYVEAFWNLVNWDFVAQNYAA is encoded by the coding sequence ATGGCTTTCGAACTGCCGCCGCTGCCTTACGAAAAGAACGCCCTCGAGCCGCACATTTCCGCCGAGACCCTGGAATACCACCACGACAAGCACCACAACACCTACGTGGTGAACCTGAACAACCTGGTGCCGGGCACCGAGTTCGAAGGCAAGAGCCTGGAAGAAATCGTCAAGACTTCCTCGGGCGGCATCTTCAACAACGCCGCTCAGGTGTGGAACCACACCTTCTACTGGAACTGCCTGTCGCCCAACGGCGGTGGCCAGCCCACCGGCGCCCTGGCTGACGCCATCAACGCAGCCTTCGGCTCCTTCGACAAGTTCAAGGAAGAGTTCAGCAAGGTCTCCATCGGCACCTTCGGCTCCGGCTGGGGCTGGCTGGTGAAGAAGGCCGACGGCTCCCTGGCCCTGGCCAGCACCATCGGTGCCGGCTGCCCGCTGACCTCCGGCGACACCCCGCTGCTGACCTGCGACGTCTGGGAACACGCCTACTACATCGACTACCGCAACCTGCGTCCGAAGTACGTCGAGGCGTTCTGGAACCTGGTCAACTGGGACTTCGTCGCCCAGAACTACGCCGCCTGA
- a CDS encoding DUF58 domain-containing protein — MKPSRLLLGLLSGLFAAAVLLGALPLLGVRLADSLMPMAWGLLLAVLLVATVDALWLRRLPSPRLERTLPGNLPLGRWSEVQLTAHHEYAQALHIEVFDHVPEGMEFELLPQRIALRPGQQTRITYRLKPLVRGHFLFERCELLLPSPLRLWQARRLLELADESRVYPDFARLYGAQLKAVDDWLSQLGVRQRPRRGLGLEFHQLREFRDGDTLRQIDWKATARKRTPIAREYQDERDQQIVFLLDCGRRMRSQDDELSHFDHALNACLLLSYVALRQGDAVGLATFAGNQSRYLAPVKGPAQLNVLLNAVYDLETSQQPADFSAAADLLLARQRRRSLVVLVTNLRDEDDQDLLTAVRRLSRQHRVLIASLREEALDRLRHTPVEQFDQALAYCGTLDYLNARAELHERLAAQSVPVLDARPGELGPELVSSYLAWKKAGAL, encoded by the coding sequence ATGAAACCCTCGCGCCTGCTCCTCGGGCTGCTGAGCGGCCTGTTCGCCGCCGCCGTACTGCTCGGCGCCCTGCCCCTGCTCGGCGTGCGCCTGGCCGACAGCCTGATGCCGATGGCCTGGGGGCTGTTGCTGGCCGTGCTGCTGGTGGCAACGGTGGATGCCCTGTGGTTGCGCCGCCTGCCCTCGCCACGCCTCGAGCGCACGCTGCCCGGTAACCTGCCGCTGGGCCGCTGGAGCGAGGTGCAGCTGACCGCGCATCACGAATACGCCCAGGCCCTGCATATCGAGGTCTTCGACCATGTGCCGGAAGGCATGGAGTTCGAGCTCCTGCCGCAGCGTATCGCCCTGCGCCCCGGCCAGCAGACGCGCATCACCTATCGCCTCAAGCCACTGGTGCGCGGACATTTTCTCTTCGAGCGCTGCGAACTGCTGCTGCCCAGCCCGCTGCGCCTATGGCAGGCCAGGCGCCTGCTGGAGCTGGCCGACGAGAGCCGCGTATACCCCGATTTCGCCCGTCTCTACGGAGCCCAGCTCAAGGCAGTGGACGACTGGCTCAGCCAGCTGGGCGTACGCCAGCGCCCACGCCGCGGCCTGGGCCTGGAGTTTCATCAGCTGCGCGAATTCCGTGATGGCGACACCCTGCGCCAGATCGACTGGAAGGCCACGGCGCGCAAGCGCACCCCCATCGCCCGCGAATATCAGGACGAACGCGATCAGCAGATCGTCTTCCTGCTCGACTGCGGTCGGCGCATGCGCAGCCAGGACGACGAGCTGTCGCACTTCGACCACGCCCTCAACGCCTGCCTGCTGCTCAGTTACGTCGCGCTGCGCCAGGGCGACGCGGTGGGCCTGGCCACCTTCGCCGGCAACCAGTCGCGCTATCTGGCGCCGGTCAAGGGCCCCGCTCAGCTCAACGTGCTGCTCAATGCCGTCTACGACCTCGAGACAAGCCAGCAACCGGCCGACTTCAGCGCCGCCGCCGACCTGCTGCTGGCCCGTCAGCGCCGCCGTTCGCTGGTGGTGCTGGTGACCAATCTGCGCGACGAAGACGATCAGGATCTGCTCACCGCGGTGCGGCGCCTGTCGCGCCAGCACCGGGTGCTGATCGCCAGCCTGCGCGAGGAAGCGCTGGACCGCCTGCGCCATACGCCGGTGGAGCAGTTCGACCAGGCCCTGGCCTATTGCGGCACGCTGGACTACCTCAATGCCCGCGCCGAACTGCACGAACGCCTTGCCGCGCAGAGCGTTCCGGTACTCGACGCACGCCCCGGCGAGCTGGGGCCGGAGCTGGTCAGCAGCTACCTCGCCTGGAAGAAAGCCGGAGCACTCTGA
- a CDS encoding GIDE domain-containing protein, protein MMQSDPIGFFLTLAFALGAFLGGGWWCLRRWSQARHLLDTPTSKIRSAAQGYVELYGMIEELPGSSLRGPLTNTPCVWWRFRIEEYRSSGKKRSWRVIESGSSDALLRLSDGTGDCLIDPRGAEVRPAIREIWQGTLRHPLGMEKTGLLSFLTSSTRYRYTEERFHVGQPLYAIGDFRTSGSSHQGLDLPSAQGQVIREWKSDYAGLLRRFDSDGNGELDDREWNRVRLAAQLEAEHRHRRSSAEPAQHKMSKPGESRPFILSNAGEDELARGFYWQAAGAALLCLVGALATAWLLGIRHF, encoded by the coding sequence ATGATGCAAAGCGACCCCATCGGCTTCTTCTTGACGCTGGCGTTCGCCCTCGGCGCATTTCTGGGCGGCGGTTGGTGGTGTCTGCGACGCTGGTCGCAGGCGCGCCACCTGCTGGATACGCCGACCTCGAAGATCCGCTCGGCAGCACAGGGCTATGTCGAGCTCTACGGCATGATCGAAGAACTCCCTGGCAGTTCCTTGCGCGGCCCGCTGACCAACACGCCCTGCGTGTGGTGGCGCTTTCGCATCGAGGAATACCGCTCCAGCGGCAAGAAGCGCTCCTGGCGGGTGATCGAAAGCGGCAGCAGCGATGCCTTGCTGCGCCTCTCCGATGGCACCGGGGATTGCCTGATCGACCCGCGCGGCGCGGAGGTTCGACCCGCGATACGCGAAATCTGGCAGGGCACTCTGCGTCATCCGCTGGGTATGGAGAAGACCGGGCTGCTGAGCTTTCTGACCAGCAGCACGCGTTATCGCTACACCGAGGAGCGCTTTCATGTCGGCCAGCCGCTCTATGCCATCGGCGACTTTCGCACTTCCGGTAGCAGTCATCAGGGGCTGGACCTGCCCAGTGCCCAGGGTCAGGTGATTCGGGAGTGGAAAAGCGACTATGCCGGGTTGCTGCGGCGTTTCGACAGCGACGGCAACGGTGAGCTGGATGATCGGGAATGGAATCGTGTACGCCTGGCTGCCCAGCTCGAGGCCGAGCACCGGCACCGGCGCAGCAGTGCGGAGCCCGCGCAGCACAAGATGAGCAAACCGGGGGAGTCGCGCCCGTTCATTCTTTCCAATGCCGGGGAGGACGAGTTGGCGCGGGGGTTCTACTGGCAGGCGGCAGGCGCTGCGCTGTTGTGCCTGGTCGGCGCGCTGGCCACTGCCTGGCTACTCGGGATTCGGCATTTCTGA
- a CDS encoding DUF4129 domain-containing protein gives MRLTEASVAIRPRTAWEAIDLGVLLARRHAGLLMASWTLVTVPLFALLCALLWQYPGWAIFLFWWLKPAYERLPLYILSQALFGNTPSLKQALRALPRLLKPQLLASLTWRRLSPTRSFDLPVLQLEGLAGQARSQRLIVLGQRDSGAATWLTLVGVHLEIALWLGLVALFYLMLPQQVELDWSWETLIAASSGQWLWLEHLSNLLYVLLLIVWEPVYVACGFTLYLNRRTALEAWDIELIFRRLRQRLTGSAYAVLLGAALLLTQLPNTAWAEPQPATSEQADPQGPDAPRLLKQPLTSQAARASIEALLDEPPFQHRETVTRWRLGEEKPAEEPKPEDVEAFLEMIKNLLKLGEWWKSLDIVAQVFEVLLWAALAALLAFVLWRYREWLQTFGERLGLPSRRKLAAPEQLFGLELAPESLPEDVASEAERLWPEQPRAALGLLYRALLSRLLHEHRLPLKQSHTEGEVLHLVEALQQQELEAYSRQLTGHWQALAYGHRLPAEALRQGLCQGWRELFGQERAA, from the coding sequence ATGCGCCTGACTGAAGCCAGCGTGGCCATCCGCCCGCGCACCGCCTGGGAAGCCATCGACCTCGGCGTACTGCTCGCCCGGCGTCATGCCGGCCTGCTGATGGCCAGCTGGACGCTGGTCACAGTGCCGCTGTTCGCCCTGCTCTGCGCCCTGCTCTGGCAGTATCCGGGCTGGGCCATCTTCCTGTTCTGGTGGCTCAAGCCGGCTTACGAACGCCTGCCGCTGTATATCCTGTCGCAGGCGCTGTTCGGCAACACCCCCTCGCTGAAGCAGGCCTTGCGCGCCCTGCCGCGCCTGCTCAAACCGCAACTGCTGGCCAGCCTGACCTGGCGCCGTCTGAGCCCGACACGCAGCTTCGATCTGCCGGTGCTGCAACTCGAAGGGCTGGCGGGCCAGGCGCGCAGCCAGCGCCTGATCGTCCTGGGCCAGCGCGATAGCGGCGCCGCCACCTGGCTGACCCTGGTCGGTGTGCACCTGGAAATCGCCCTGTGGCTGGGGCTGGTCGCGCTGTTCTACCTGATGCTGCCGCAGCAGGTGGAACTGGACTGGAGCTGGGAAACCCTGATCGCCGCCAGCAGCGGCCAGTGGCTATGGCTGGAGCACCTGTCCAACCTGCTCTACGTGCTGCTGCTGATCGTCTGGGAGCCGGTCTACGTGGCCTGCGGCTTCACCCTCTACCTCAATCGCCGCACCGCGCTGGAAGCCTGGGACATCGAGCTGATCTTCCGCCGCCTGCGCCAGCGCCTGACCGGCAGCGCCTACGCCGTGCTGCTCGGCGCCGCCCTGCTGCTGACGCAACTACCGAACACCGCCTGGGCCGAGCCGCAGCCTGCGACCAGCGAGCAGGCGGACCCACAGGGCCCGGATGCGCCGCGCCTGCTCAAGCAACCGCTGACCAGCCAGGCCGCACGCGCCAGCATCGAGGCGCTGCTCGACGAGCCGCCGTTCCAGCACCGCGAAACCGTCACCCGCTGGCGCCTGGGCGAAGAGAAGCCTGCCGAGGAACCCAAACCGGAAGATGTCGAAGCCTTCCTCGAGATGATCAAGAACCTGCTCAAGCTCGGCGAATGGTGGAAAAGCCTGGATATCGTCGCGCAGGTCTTCGAGGTCCTGCTGTGGGCCGCACTCGCCGCCCTGCTGGCCTTCGTCCTGTGGCGCTATCGGGAATGGTTGCAGACCTTCGGCGAGCGCCTGGGCCTGCCGAGCCGGCGCAAGCTGGCCGCGCCGGAGCAGCTGTTCGGCCTCGAACTGGCGCCGGAAAGCCTGCCCGAGGATGTCGCCAGCGAAGCCGAACGCCTGTGGCCCGAACAACCGCGGGCTGCGCTCGGCCTGCTCTATCGTGCCCTGCTCAGCCGCCTGCTGCATGAGCATCGCCTGCCGCTGAAGCAGTCGCACACCGAAGGCGAGGTGCTGCATCTGGTCGAAGCCCTGCAGCAGCAGGAGCTGGAAGCTTACAGCCGTCAGCTCACCGGCCACTGGCAGGCCCTGGCTTACGGCCACCGTCTGCCCGCCGAGGCCCTGCGCCAGGGCCTGTGCCAGGGCTGGCGCGAACTGTTCGGCCAGGAGCGCGCAGCATGA